The following coding sequences lie in one Fusarium poae strain DAOMC 252244 chromosome 1, whole genome shotgun sequence genomic window:
- a CDS encoding hypothetical protein (TransMembrane:4 (o23-45i57-75o113-133i145-167o)), producing MSAPQPVPDAPLFGAARTVDRQGLVVIIWVCFTVATLFVSLRLYVRWNQNRRFLADDCWIFFAWLCTLTMAILQTEQMEALWYMTHLQAGRIAYEPEEMLSQRSQLAKWQFPIIKMFWIILWSVKASFLAIFWRLVQPFVIIRRLWYFVCFFTASVLVVCVICSVFTCNTPSDYFYGKYTSLLGTYIIELALTNIA from the coding sequence ATGTCTGCACCACAACCAGTCCCAGACGCTCCGCTCTTCGGGGCAGCCCGTACTGTTGACCGCCAGGGACTCGTCGTCATTATATGGGTATGCTTTACTGTCGCTACACTTTTCGTCTCACTACGACTTTACGTCCGATGGAACCAGAACAGACGATTCTTGGCAGATGACTGCTGGATCTTCTTCGCATGGTTGTGTACCTTGACCATGGCCATATTGCAGACTGAGCAGATGGAAGCTCTGTGGTACATGACTCACCTCCAAGCCGGCCGCATCGCATACGAACCGGAAGAGATGCTATCGCAACGCAGCCAGTTGGCGAAATGGCAATTCCCAATTATCAAGATGTTTTGGATCATTCTTTGGTCCGTTAAAGCAAGTTTCTTGGCCATCTTCTGGCGACTGGTACAACCTTTCGTCATCATTCGACGCTTGTGGTACTTCGTCTGCTTCTTTACCGCCTCGGTACTGGTTGTTTGTGTGATTTGCAGTGTATTTACGTGCAATACACCATCCGATTATTTCTACGGCAAGTACACCTCTCTCCTTGGGACTTATATCATCGAACTTGCTCTGACCAACATTGCTTAG